The genomic interval CCAAGCGGAAGAACCAGCTTGGCAAGATGGCCCTCGTTGACAAGACCAACGAGCGCGCCGTCAAGGAAATGTGCCCCTACCTCTAGGGAGCGCACGCCTCGCCCAAGGCAAGCGCATGGCCGCCGGCGGGTGAAATCGCCCTCACAGGGCTCTATTGAAGGAGAAGAACGATGCGTGTCAAACGTGGTGTCGCCGCGCACAAGCGGCACAAGAAGTATCTGAAGCTGGCCAAGGGCTACACCGGCGGCCGCAAGAATCTGTATCGCTCCGCCCGCGAGACGGTCGAGCGCGCCTTGGCCTATGCCTACCGCGATCGCAAGGCCAAGAAGCGCGAAATGCGCAAGCTGTGGATCCAGCGCATCAACGCTGCGGCCCGCGAGCACGGCCTGTCC from Alkalidesulfovibrio alkalitolerans DSM 16529 carries:
- the rplT gene encoding 50S ribosomal protein L20, yielding MRVKRGVAAHKRHKKYLKLAKGYTGGRKNLYRSARETVERALAYAYRDRKAKKREMRKLWIQRINAAAREHGLSYSRFINGLSLAGIEVNRKMLADLAVREKESFAELAKLAASKLTAAA